One window of the Nicotiana tabacum cultivar K326 chromosome 4, ASM71507v2, whole genome shotgun sequence genome contains the following:
- the LOC107778262 gene encoding FT-interacting protein 1, protein MGAEDDYKAKETKPQLGERWPHGGFRGGGGWISSDRVTSTYDLVEQMHFLYVRVVKARDLPPNPVTGSCDPYVEVKLGNYKGKTKHFDKKVNPEWKQVFAFSKEKIQSSILEVFVRDKEMVQRDDYLGKVVFDMNEVPTRVPPDSPLAPQWYRLVDRRGESKVRGEVMLAVWMGTQADEAFSEAWHADAASVHGEGVHSVRSKVYVSPKLWYLRVNIIEAQDVESQDKSQPPQVFVKAQVGKQVLKTKVCQTRTTNPFWNEDLLFVVAEPFEEQLVLTIECKVDPSKDEIAGRIVLPLNTFEKRLDHRAVHSRWFNLERFGFGVLEGDRRNELKFSTRIHLRGCLEGGYHVLDESTMYISDQRPTARQLWKQPVGILEVGILSAQGLVPMKPKDGRKTTDAYCVAKYGLKWVRTRTILDSLSPKWNEQYTWEVYDPCTVITLGVFDNGHLGGENSAGGKDSRIGKVRIRLSTLETDRIYTMSYPLLVLQPSGVKKMGELQLAFRFTCLSLANIIYLYGHPLLPKMHYLHPFTVNQVDSLRYQAMNIVAVRLGRAEPPLHKEVVEYMLDVDSHMWSMRRSKANFFRIVSLFSGVISMSKWLEEVCKWKNPITTMLVHVLFCILICYPELILPTTFLYMFLIGIWNYRSRPRQPPHMDTKLSWAEAVNPDELDEEFDTFPTSKAENIVKMRYDRLRSVSGRIQTVIGDMATQGERLQALLSWRDPRATSLFVVFCLITAVILYVTPFKIIALVAGLVYLRHPRFRSKMPSPPINFFRRLPARADSML, encoded by the coding sequence ATGGGCGCTGAAGACGACTATAAAGCCAAAGAAACGAAACCTCAACTTGGGGAACGGTGGCCACACGGAGGATTTCGAGGTGGAGGTGGATGGATTAGCAGTGACCGAGTCACAAGCACTTATGATCTTGTTGAACAGATGCATTTTCTTTATGTTCGAGTTGTGAAAGCAAGAGACCTACCGCCAAATCCAGTAACAGGGAGTTGTGATCCATATGTGGAGGTGAAACTTGGAAACTATAAAGGCAAAACAAAGCACTTTGATAAGAAGGTAAACCCTGAATGGAAGCAAGTCTTTGCTTTTTCAAAAGAGAAGATTCAGTCTTCAATTCTCGAAGTTTTTGTAAGAGACAAGGAGATGGTGCAGAGAGATGATTATCTAGGGAAAGTAGTTTTTGACATGAATGAAGTTCCTACAAGGGTTCCACCTGACAGCCCTTTGGCACCTCAGTGGTATAGATTAGTGGATCGCCGAGGGGAGAGCAAAGTCAGGGGAGAGGTCATGCTTGCAGTGTGGATGGGAACCCAAGCAGATGAAGCTTTCTCAGAAGCATGGCATGCAGATGCTGCTTCAGTTCATGGAGAAGGTGTCCATAGTGTCAGATCAAAGGTATATGTTTCACCTAAACTGTGGTACCTGAGAGTCAATATCATTGAAGCGCAAGATGTAGAATCCCAAGACAAAAGCCAACCCCCACAGGTATTTGTGAAAGCTCAAGTCGGGAAGCAGGTACTAAAGACCAAAGTATGCCAAACACGAACAACTAATCCTTTCTGGAATGAAGACCTGTTATTTGTGGTTGCAGAGCCATTTGAGGAGCAATTGGTACTTACCATTGAATGTAAGGTCGATCCTTCCAAAGATGAGATTGCAGGGAGGATAGTCTTGCCACTTAACACCTTTGAGAAGCGATTGGATCACCGGGCAGTTCATTCTCGCTGGTTCAATCTTGAAAGGTTCGGGTTCGGAGTTCTAGAGGGAGACAGGAGGAATGAACTCAAGTTTTCAACAAGAATCCATCTCAGAGGTTGCCTTGAAGGTGGATACCATGTACTAGATGAATCAACAATGTATATCAGCGATCAGCGGCCAACAGCAAGGCAGTTGTGGAAGCAACCAGTTGGAATTCTGGAAGTAGGCATCTTGAGTGCACAAGGGCTTGTCCCTATGAAACCTAAGGATGGCAGAAAAACCACAGATGCTTATTGTGTGGCTAAATATGGATTGAAATGGGTAAGAACCAGAACTATACTTGATAGCTTGAGTCCCAAATGGAACGAACAATACACATGGGAGGTTTATGACCCCTGTACAGTGATTACATTGGGCGTCTTCGACAACGGCCACCTAGGAGGGGAGAACTCAGCTGGTGGAAAGGACTCTCGGATTGGTAAGGTAAGGATCAGATTATCAACACTGGAAACTGATCGAATTTATACAATGTCTTACCCACTTCTTGTTTTACAACCATCTGGAGTGAAGAAGATGGGTGAACTCCAACTGGCTTTTAGATTTACTTGTTTGTCTCTTGCAAACATCATATATCTCTATGGCCATCCCTTGCTCCCAAAGATGCATTATCTACATCCTTTCACGGTAAACCAAGTGGACAGTTTGAGATATCAGGCCATGAATATTGTAGCTGTGAGGCTCGGACGAGCTGAGCCACCACTGCACAAAGAGGTTGTGGAGTACATGCTGGATGTAGACTCCCACATGTGGAGCATGAGAAGAAGTAAAGCTAACTTCTTCAGAATTGTTTCTCTGTTCTCAGGTGTAATTTCCATGAGCAAGTGGCTTGAAGAAGTTTGCAAATGGAAGAACCCAATCACCACTATGCTCGTTCATGTTCTCTTTTGCATATTGATCTGCTACCCAGAGTTAATACTACCAACCACATTCCTTTATATGTTTCTCATTGGAATATGGAACTACCGCTCCAGACCTAGGCAGCCTCCACATATGGACACAAAACTATCGTGGGCTGAAGCAGTTAACCCAGACGAACTGGACGAAGAGTTTGACACTTTCCCCACATCGAAGGCTGAGAATATAGTCAAAATGAGGTATGACAGACTTAGAAGTGTGTCTGGTAGAATCCAAACGGTCATCGGGGACATGGCAACTCAAGGAGAGAGACTCCAGGCTCTGCTAAGTTGGAGAGATCCAAGGGCAACCAGCCTCTTCGTAGTCTTCTGTCTTATCACAGCAGTGATACTGTATGTGACACCTTTCAAAATCATAGCTCTAGTTGCAGGTCTGGTTTACCTAAGGCACCCAAGATTCAGGAGCAAAATGCCTTCACCACCAATCAATTTCTTCAGAAGATTGCCAGCTCGAGCTGATAGCAtgctctga